In Musa acuminata AAA Group cultivar baxijiao chromosome BXJ2-8, Cavendish_Baxijiao_AAA, whole genome shotgun sequence, one genomic interval encodes:
- the LOC103994538 gene encoding auxin response factor 12 isoform X4 — protein MEGFLCVVEQLRKSSLPWCVGKMKNDFSQQPPAQELVARDLHGVEWKFKHIYRGQPKRHLLTTGWSVFIGAKRLVAGDSVLFIWNEKNQLLLGIRRANRPQTVMPSSVLSSDSMHIGLLAAAAHAAATNGCFTVFYNPRANPSEFVIPLSKYVKAVFHTRVSAGMRFRMLFETEECSIRRYMGTITGTSDLDPVRWPNSHWRSVKVGWDESTAGERQPRVSLWEIEPLTTFPMYPSLFPLRLNRPWHLGGPFSQDTKEDELNAPIWLRNDAGEQGLHPFNSPSLGMGSWMHERLEPLLPGNEVSQYQAMSAAALEAIRGVDILRPHLLQYQQPFQFLQHLQHQDFQQVISSPSLRLLENQPTSFPQQQLQQLLSEQHKQQVQQTHAYADTFEIPNNHPQQQSSLSSQFYEKPIIPDSSFNIFPITTSSSVQGIFGSTYPEGNTDLLNCSQLGQSQQPMKPKHNESQVTPFGDRALLPSFAEKDGSGGNQNCPSFQNHVSSLLSIAAPNLTMNATLGDASAMPYVASCIQNSLYGYLDESSNLLQNSGESSPQSQTFVKVYKSGSVGRSLDISRFSNYDELRVELGHMFGVGGLLEDPHRSGWQLVFVDRENDVILLGDDPWESFVNNVWYIKILSPEDLHKMGKQGID, from the exons ATGGAGGGTTTTCTGTGCGTCGTCGAGCAGCTGAGAAAGTCTTCCCTCCCCTGGTGTGTTGGCAAAATGAAAAAT GATTTCTCGCAGCAGCCACCAGCTCAGGAGCTTGTTGCCCGTGACCTTCACGGTGTTGAATGGAAGTTCAAGCACATCTACCGAG GTCAACCGAAAAGGCATCTGCTTACTACAGGCTGGAGTGTGTTCATCGGTGCCAAGAGATTAGTCGCTGGGGATTCTGTTCTTTTTATCTG GAATGAAAAGAATCAGCTTTTGTTGGGAATCAGGCGTGCTAATCGTCCTCAAACTGTGATGCCATCATCAGTTTTGTCAAGTGACAGCATGCATATagggctgcttgctgcagcagctcATGCTGCTGCTACAAACGGCTGTTTTACAGTATTTTACAATCCAAG GGCAAATCCATCTGAGTTCGTGATACCACTTTCTAAGTATGTTAAGGCTGTATTTCACACACGTGTGTCAGCTGGGATGCGATTTCGGATGCTCTTTGAGACTGAAGAATGCAGTATTCGCAG GTATATGGGAACAATTACTGGCACAAGTGATTTGGATCCTGTACGCTGGCCAAATTCGCATTGGAGATCGGTCAAG GTTGGCTGGGATGAATCGACAGCAGGTGAGAGGCAGCCAAGAGTGTCATTGTGGGAAATCGAGCCTCTAACAACCTTTCCCATGTATCCGTCTTTGTTTCCTCTTAGGCTAAATCGCCCTTGGCATCTTGGAGGCCCTTTTTCTCAGG ACACCAAAGAAGATGAGCTAAATGCCCCCATATGGCTGAGGAATGATGCTGGTGAACAAGGCTTGCATCCGTTCAATTCCCCATCGCTTGGTATGGGCTCCTGGATGCATGAGAGACTCGAGCCGTTGCTACCAGGGAATGAGGTCAGTCAGTACCAAGCCATGTCAGCTGCCGCTTTGGAGGCCATTCGAGGCGTGGATATTCTGAGACCACATCTTTTACAATATCAGCAACCATTTCAATTTCTCCAACATTTGCAGCATCAAGATTTTCAGCAGGTCATCAGTTCTCCATCACTACGTTTATTAGAGAACCAACCAACCTCTTTTCCACAGCAACAGTTGCAGCAGCTACTAAGTGAACAGCACAAGCAGCAGGTTCAACAAACACATGCCTATGCAGACACATTTGAGATTCCCAACAATCACCCGCAGCAACAGTCGAGTTTGTCCTCTCAATTTTATGAGAAGCCGATCATTCCAGATTCAAGCTTTAATATCTTTCCCATCACAACATCAAGTTCTGTACAGGGTATATTTGGATCTACTTACCCTGAAGGGAACACTGACCTTCTTAACTGTTCACAACTTGGTCAGAGCCAGCAGCCAATGAAACCAAAACACAATGAGTCTCAGGTGACTCCTTTCGGTGATCGAGCTCTTCTTCCGTCATTTGCAGAGAAGGATGGTTCTGGTGGAAATCAAAACTGTCCTAGTTTCCAGAATCatgtctcctctctcctctctattGCAGCTCCTAACTTAACTATGAATGCAACTCTCGGTGATGCATCTGCCATGCCATATGTTGCTTCATGCATTCAAAACTCTCTTTATGGATATTTGGATGAATCATCAAACTTACTGCAAAATTCAGGAGAGAGCAGTCCACAATCCCAAACTTTTGTGAAG GTTTATAAGTCTGGATCAGTTGGACGGTCTTTAGACATATCCCGGTTCAGCAACTACGATGAACTGCGTGTGGAGCTGGGTCATATGTTTGGAGTTGGGGGTCTATTGGAAGATCCTCATAGATCAGGCTGGCAGCTTGTATTTGTCGACAGGGAGAACGATGTGATTCTCCTTGGAGACGATCCCTGGGA ATCATTTGTGAATAATGTCTGGTATATCAAAATACTTTCTCCTGAAGATTTGCATAAGATGGGAAAGCAGGGGATTGATTGA
- the LOC103994538 gene encoding auxin response factor 12 isoform X3: MTLQPLRLQEQKDAYFLIEMGVVSKQPVNYFCKTLTASDTSTHGGFSVRRRAAEKVFPPLDFSQQPPAQELVARDLHGVEWKFKHIYRGQPKRHLLTTGWSVFIGAKRLVAGDSVLFIWNEKNQLLLGIRRANRPQTVMPSSVLSSDSMHIGLLAAAAHAAATNGCFTVFYNPRANPSEFVIPLSKYVKAVFHTRVSAGMRFRMLFETEECSIRRYMGTITGTSDLDPVRWPNSHWRSVKVGWDESTAGERQPRVSLWEIEPLTTFPMYPSLFPLRLNRPWHLGGPFSQDTKEDELNAPIWLRNDAGEQGLHPFNSPSLGMGSWMHERLEPLLPGNEVSQYQAMSAAALEAIRGVDILRPHLLQYQQPFQFLQHLQHQDFQQVISSPSLRLLENQPTSFPQQQLQQLLSEQHKQQVQQTHAYADTFEIPNNHPQQQSSLSSQFYEKPIIPDSSFNIFPITTSSSVQGIFGSTYPEGNTDLLNCSQLGQSQQPMKPKHNESQVTPFGDRALLPSFAEKDGSGGNQNCPSFQNHVSSLLSIAAPNLTMNATLGDASAMPYVASCIQNSLYGYLDESSNLLQNSGESSPQSQTFVKVYKSGSVGRSLDISRFSNYDELRVELGHMFGVGGLLEDPHRSGWQLVFVDRENDVILLGDDPWESFVNNVWYIKILSPEDLHKMGKQGID; this comes from the exons ATGACTTTGCAACCTTTAAGACTG CAAGAGCAGAAAGATGCTTATTTTCTTATTGAGATGGGCGTTGTAAGCAAGCAGCCAGTGAATTATTTCTGCAAGACTCTAACGGCAAGTGATACGAGCACACATGGAGGGTTTTCTGTGCGTCGTCGAGCAGCTGAGAAAGTCTTCCCTCCCCTG GATTTCTCGCAGCAGCCACCAGCTCAGGAGCTTGTTGCCCGTGACCTTCACGGTGTTGAATGGAAGTTCAAGCACATCTACCGAG GTCAACCGAAAAGGCATCTGCTTACTACAGGCTGGAGTGTGTTCATCGGTGCCAAGAGATTAGTCGCTGGGGATTCTGTTCTTTTTATCTG GAATGAAAAGAATCAGCTTTTGTTGGGAATCAGGCGTGCTAATCGTCCTCAAACTGTGATGCCATCATCAGTTTTGTCAAGTGACAGCATGCATATagggctgcttgctgcagcagctcATGCTGCTGCTACAAACGGCTGTTTTACAGTATTTTACAATCCAAG GGCAAATCCATCTGAGTTCGTGATACCACTTTCTAAGTATGTTAAGGCTGTATTTCACACACGTGTGTCAGCTGGGATGCGATTTCGGATGCTCTTTGAGACTGAAGAATGCAGTATTCGCAG GTATATGGGAACAATTACTGGCACAAGTGATTTGGATCCTGTACGCTGGCCAAATTCGCATTGGAGATCGGTCAAG GTTGGCTGGGATGAATCGACAGCAGGTGAGAGGCAGCCAAGAGTGTCATTGTGGGAAATCGAGCCTCTAACAACCTTTCCCATGTATCCGTCTTTGTTTCCTCTTAGGCTAAATCGCCCTTGGCATCTTGGAGGCCCTTTTTCTCAGG ACACCAAAGAAGATGAGCTAAATGCCCCCATATGGCTGAGGAATGATGCTGGTGAACAAGGCTTGCATCCGTTCAATTCCCCATCGCTTGGTATGGGCTCCTGGATGCATGAGAGACTCGAGCCGTTGCTACCAGGGAATGAGGTCAGTCAGTACCAAGCCATGTCAGCTGCCGCTTTGGAGGCCATTCGAGGCGTGGATATTCTGAGACCACATCTTTTACAATATCAGCAACCATTTCAATTTCTCCAACATTTGCAGCATCAAGATTTTCAGCAGGTCATCAGTTCTCCATCACTACGTTTATTAGAGAACCAACCAACCTCTTTTCCACAGCAACAGTTGCAGCAGCTACTAAGTGAACAGCACAAGCAGCAGGTTCAACAAACACATGCCTATGCAGACACATTTGAGATTCCCAACAATCACCCGCAGCAACAGTCGAGTTTGTCCTCTCAATTTTATGAGAAGCCGATCATTCCAGATTCAAGCTTTAATATCTTTCCCATCACAACATCAAGTTCTGTACAGGGTATATTTGGATCTACTTACCCTGAAGGGAACACTGACCTTCTTAACTGTTCACAACTTGGTCAGAGCCAGCAGCCAATGAAACCAAAACACAATGAGTCTCAGGTGACTCCTTTCGGTGATCGAGCTCTTCTTCCGTCATTTGCAGAGAAGGATGGTTCTGGTGGAAATCAAAACTGTCCTAGTTTCCAGAATCatgtctcctctctcctctctattGCAGCTCCTAACTTAACTATGAATGCAACTCTCGGTGATGCATCTGCCATGCCATATGTTGCTTCATGCATTCAAAACTCTCTTTATGGATATTTGGATGAATCATCAAACTTACTGCAAAATTCAGGAGAGAGCAGTCCACAATCCCAAACTTTTGTGAAG GTTTATAAGTCTGGATCAGTTGGACGGTCTTTAGACATATCCCGGTTCAGCAACTACGATGAACTGCGTGTGGAGCTGGGTCATATGTTTGGAGTTGGGGGTCTATTGGAAGATCCTCATAGATCAGGCTGGCAGCTTGTATTTGTCGACAGGGAGAACGATGTGATTCTCCTTGGAGACGATCCCTGGGA ATCATTTGTGAATAATGTCTGGTATATCAAAATACTTTCTCCTGAAGATTTGCATAAGATGGGAAAGCAGGGGATTGATTGA
- the LOC103994538 gene encoding auxin response factor 12 isoform X2 has translation MKLSTVGIGQQEPEEEEKRCLNSELWHACAGPLVCLPTAGTRVVYFPQGHSEQEAEGHIPNYPSLPPQLFCQLHNVTMHADPETDEVYAQMTLQPLRLQEQKDAYFLIEMGVVSKQPVNYFCKTLTASDTSTHGGFSVRRRAAEKVFPPLDFSQQPPAQELVARDLHGVEWKFKHIYRGQPKRHLLTTGWSVFIGAKRLVAGDSVLFIWNEKNQLLLGIRRANRPQTVMPSSVLSSDSMHIGLLAAAAHAAATNGCFTVFYNPRANPSEFVIPLSKYVKAVFHTRVSAGMRFRMLFETEECSIRRYMGTITGTSDLDPVRWPNSHWRSVKVGWDESTAGERQPRVSLWEIEPLTTFPMYPSLFPLRLNRPWHLGGPFSQDTKEDELNAPIWLRNDAGEQGLHPFNSPSLGMGSWMHERLEPLLPGNEVSQYQAMSAAALEAIRGVDILRPHLLQYQQPFQFLQHLQHQDFQQVISSPSLRLLENQPTSFPQQQLQQLLSEQHKQQVQQTHAYADTFEIPNNHPQQQSSLSSQFYEKPIIPDSSFNIFPITTSSSVQGIFGSTYPEGNTDLLNCSQLGQSQQPMKPKHNESQVTPFGDRALLPSFAEKDGSGGNQNCPSFQNHVSSLLSIAAPNLTMNATLGDASAMPYVASCIQNSLYGYLDESSNLLQNSGESSPQSQTFVKVYKSGSVGRSLDISRFSNYDELRVELGHMFGVGGLLEDPHRSGWQLVFVDRENDVILLGDDPWESFVNNVWYIKILSPEDLHKMGKQGID, from the exons ATGAAGCTTTCCACAGTAGGTATCGGTCAGCAAGAACCAGAAG aggaggagaagagatgcTTGAATTCTGAGCTCTGGCACGCCTGCGCTGGACCACTTGTGTGCTTACCGACAGCCGGTACTCGGGTTGTCTACTTCCCCCAGGGCCATAGTGAGCAG GAAGCGGAGGGTCATATCCCTAATTACCCAAGCTTGCCCCCTCAGTTGTTTTGCCAGCTCCACAATGTCACGATGCAT GCAGATCCAGAAACAGATGAAGTTTATGCTCAGATGACTTTGCAACCTTTAAGACTG CAAGAGCAGAAAGATGCTTATTTTCTTATTGAGATGGGCGTTGTAAGCAAGCAGCCAGTGAATTATTTCTGCAAGACTCTAACGGCAAGTGATACGAGCACACATGGAGGGTTTTCTGTGCGTCGTCGAGCAGCTGAGAAAGTCTTCCCTCCCCTG GATTTCTCGCAGCAGCCACCAGCTCAGGAGCTTGTTGCCCGTGACCTTCACGGTGTTGAATGGAAGTTCAAGCACATCTACCGAG GTCAACCGAAAAGGCATCTGCTTACTACAGGCTGGAGTGTGTTCATCGGTGCCAAGAGATTAGTCGCTGGGGATTCTGTTCTTTTTATCTG GAATGAAAAGAATCAGCTTTTGTTGGGAATCAGGCGTGCTAATCGTCCTCAAACTGTGATGCCATCATCAGTTTTGTCAAGTGACAGCATGCATATagggctgcttgctgcagcagctcATGCTGCTGCTACAAACGGCTGTTTTACAGTATTTTACAATCCAAG GGCAAATCCATCTGAGTTCGTGATACCACTTTCTAAGTATGTTAAGGCTGTATTTCACACACGTGTGTCAGCTGGGATGCGATTTCGGATGCTCTTTGAGACTGAAGAATGCAGTATTCGCAG GTATATGGGAACAATTACTGGCACAAGTGATTTGGATCCTGTACGCTGGCCAAATTCGCATTGGAGATCGGTCAAG GTTGGCTGGGATGAATCGACAGCAGGTGAGAGGCAGCCAAGAGTGTCATTGTGGGAAATCGAGCCTCTAACAACCTTTCCCATGTATCCGTCTTTGTTTCCTCTTAGGCTAAATCGCCCTTGGCATCTTGGAGGCCCTTTTTCTCAGG ACACCAAAGAAGATGAGCTAAATGCCCCCATATGGCTGAGGAATGATGCTGGTGAACAAGGCTTGCATCCGTTCAATTCCCCATCGCTTGGTATGGGCTCCTGGATGCATGAGAGACTCGAGCCGTTGCTACCAGGGAATGAGGTCAGTCAGTACCAAGCCATGTCAGCTGCCGCTTTGGAGGCCATTCGAGGCGTGGATATTCTGAGACCACATCTTTTACAATATCAGCAACCATTTCAATTTCTCCAACATTTGCAGCATCAAGATTTTCAGCAGGTCATCAGTTCTCCATCACTACGTTTATTAGAGAACCAACCAACCTCTTTTCCACAGCAACAGTTGCAGCAGCTACTAAGTGAACAGCACAAGCAGCAGGTTCAACAAACACATGCCTATGCAGACACATTTGAGATTCCCAACAATCACCCGCAGCAACAGTCGAGTTTGTCCTCTCAATTTTATGAGAAGCCGATCATTCCAGATTCAAGCTTTAATATCTTTCCCATCACAACATCAAGTTCTGTACAGGGTATATTTGGATCTACTTACCCTGAAGGGAACACTGACCTTCTTAACTGTTCACAACTTGGTCAGAGCCAGCAGCCAATGAAACCAAAACACAATGAGTCTCAGGTGACTCCTTTCGGTGATCGAGCTCTTCTTCCGTCATTTGCAGAGAAGGATGGTTCTGGTGGAAATCAAAACTGTCCTAGTTTCCAGAATCatgtctcctctctcctctctattGCAGCTCCTAACTTAACTATGAATGCAACTCTCGGTGATGCATCTGCCATGCCATATGTTGCTTCATGCATTCAAAACTCTCTTTATGGATATTTGGATGAATCATCAAACTTACTGCAAAATTCAGGAGAGAGCAGTCCACAATCCCAAACTTTTGTGAAG GTTTATAAGTCTGGATCAGTTGGACGGTCTTTAGACATATCCCGGTTCAGCAACTACGATGAACTGCGTGTGGAGCTGGGTCATATGTTTGGAGTTGGGGGTCTATTGGAAGATCCTCATAGATCAGGCTGGCAGCTTGTATTTGTCGACAGGGAGAACGATGTGATTCTCCTTGGAGACGATCCCTGGGA ATCATTTGTGAATAATGTCTGGTATATCAAAATACTTTCTCCTGAAGATTTGCATAAGATGGGAAAGCAGGGGATTGATTGA
- the LOC103994467 gene encoding tobamovirus multiplication protein 3, with protein sequence MAPSVPKVTAVVVSSASNWWDEVNNSALWQDWIFHILALLYGLVAAVALIQLIRIECRVPEYGWTTQKVFHFLNFLVNGVRSAVFTFRRSVQRIRPEVLQHVLLDFPSLAFFTTYALLVLFWAEIYYQARAVSTDRLRPTFYAINSVIYSIQIALWLLFWWKPIQPVLVLSKLFFAGVSFFAALGFLLYGGRLFLMLQRFPVESRGRRKKLQEVGYVATICFSCFLVRCIMMCFNAFDKAADLDVLNHPILNFLYYLLVEIIPSSLVLFILRKLPPRRGITQYHPIH encoded by the exons ATGGCCCCATCCGTGCCGAAGGTGACGGCAGTCGTGGTCAGCAGCGCCTCCAACTGGTGGGACGAGGTTAACAACTCTGCCCTGTGGCAGGACTGGATCTTCCATATCCTCGCCTTGCTCTATGGCCTCGTCGCTGCCGTCGCCCTC ATTCAACTGATTAGGATCGAATGTAGGGTTCCAGAGTACGGTTGGACGACGCAAAAGGTCTTCCATTTCTTGAATTTCTTGGTAAATGGTG TGAGATCAGCTGTCTTTACATTTCGCAGGAGTGTCCAACGCATAAGGCCCGAG GTGCTTCAACATGTTCTTCTTGATTTTCCCAGCCTTGCGTTCTTCACAACTTATGCACTTTTGGTGCTCTTCTGGGCTGAGATATATTATCAG GCACGTGCAGTATCGACTGATAGACTCCGGCCAACTTTTTATGCAATTAACTCTGTCATCTATTCCATACAG ATAGCTTTGTGGTTGCTTTTCTGGTGGAAGCCCATTCAGCCTGTGCTTGTATTGTCGAAGTTGTTTTTTGCAG GTGTCTCATTCTTTGCTGCCCTTGGGTTTCTCCTTTATGGAGGGAG GCTTTTTCTGATGTTGCAACGCTTCCCTGTTGAATCAAGAGGGAGACGGAAAAAGTTACAGGAG GTTGGTTATGTAGCAACTATATGTTTCTCCTGCTTTTTAGTGAGATGCATAATG ATGTGCTTTAATGCATTTGACAAAGCTGCAGACCTTGATGTTCTCAACCATCCTATTTTGAACTTCCTTTACTACCTG CTAGTGGAAATTATACCCTCATCTCTCGTTCTTTTTATCCTAAGGAAGCTACCTCCAAGACGTGGAATCACTCAATATCATCCCATTCATTAG
- the LOC103994538 gene encoding auxin response factor 12 isoform X1 — MKLSTVGIGQQEPEEEEKRCLNSELWHACAGPLVCLPTAGTRVVYFPQGHSEQVAVSTNKEAEGHIPNYPSLPPQLFCQLHNVTMHADPETDEVYAQMTLQPLRLQEQKDAYFLIEMGVVSKQPVNYFCKTLTASDTSTHGGFSVRRRAAEKVFPPLDFSQQPPAQELVARDLHGVEWKFKHIYRGQPKRHLLTTGWSVFIGAKRLVAGDSVLFIWNEKNQLLLGIRRANRPQTVMPSSVLSSDSMHIGLLAAAAHAAATNGCFTVFYNPRANPSEFVIPLSKYVKAVFHTRVSAGMRFRMLFETEECSIRRYMGTITGTSDLDPVRWPNSHWRSVKVGWDESTAGERQPRVSLWEIEPLTTFPMYPSLFPLRLNRPWHLGGPFSQDTKEDELNAPIWLRNDAGEQGLHPFNSPSLGMGSWMHERLEPLLPGNEVSQYQAMSAAALEAIRGVDILRPHLLQYQQPFQFLQHLQHQDFQQVISSPSLRLLENQPTSFPQQQLQQLLSEQHKQQVQQTHAYADTFEIPNNHPQQQSSLSSQFYEKPIIPDSSFNIFPITTSSSVQGIFGSTYPEGNTDLLNCSQLGQSQQPMKPKHNESQVTPFGDRALLPSFAEKDGSGGNQNCPSFQNHVSSLLSIAAPNLTMNATLGDASAMPYVASCIQNSLYGYLDESSNLLQNSGESSPQSQTFVKVYKSGSVGRSLDISRFSNYDELRVELGHMFGVGGLLEDPHRSGWQLVFVDRENDVILLGDDPWESFVNNVWYIKILSPEDLHKMGKQGID, encoded by the exons ATGAAGCTTTCCACAGTAGGTATCGGTCAGCAAGAACCAGAAG aggaggagaagagatgcTTGAATTCTGAGCTCTGGCACGCCTGCGCTGGACCACTTGTGTGCTTACCGACAGCCGGTACTCGGGTTGTCTACTTCCCCCAGGGCCATAGTGAGCAG GTTGCTGTGTCGACAAACAAGGAAGCGGAGGGTCATATCCCTAATTACCCAAGCTTGCCCCCTCAGTTGTTTTGCCAGCTCCACAATGTCACGATGCAT GCAGATCCAGAAACAGATGAAGTTTATGCTCAGATGACTTTGCAACCTTTAAGACTG CAAGAGCAGAAAGATGCTTATTTTCTTATTGAGATGGGCGTTGTAAGCAAGCAGCCAGTGAATTATTTCTGCAAGACTCTAACGGCAAGTGATACGAGCACACATGGAGGGTTTTCTGTGCGTCGTCGAGCAGCTGAGAAAGTCTTCCCTCCCCTG GATTTCTCGCAGCAGCCACCAGCTCAGGAGCTTGTTGCCCGTGACCTTCACGGTGTTGAATGGAAGTTCAAGCACATCTACCGAG GTCAACCGAAAAGGCATCTGCTTACTACAGGCTGGAGTGTGTTCATCGGTGCCAAGAGATTAGTCGCTGGGGATTCTGTTCTTTTTATCTG GAATGAAAAGAATCAGCTTTTGTTGGGAATCAGGCGTGCTAATCGTCCTCAAACTGTGATGCCATCATCAGTTTTGTCAAGTGACAGCATGCATATagggctgcttgctgcagcagctcATGCTGCTGCTACAAACGGCTGTTTTACAGTATTTTACAATCCAAG GGCAAATCCATCTGAGTTCGTGATACCACTTTCTAAGTATGTTAAGGCTGTATTTCACACACGTGTGTCAGCTGGGATGCGATTTCGGATGCTCTTTGAGACTGAAGAATGCAGTATTCGCAG GTATATGGGAACAATTACTGGCACAAGTGATTTGGATCCTGTACGCTGGCCAAATTCGCATTGGAGATCGGTCAAG GTTGGCTGGGATGAATCGACAGCAGGTGAGAGGCAGCCAAGAGTGTCATTGTGGGAAATCGAGCCTCTAACAACCTTTCCCATGTATCCGTCTTTGTTTCCTCTTAGGCTAAATCGCCCTTGGCATCTTGGAGGCCCTTTTTCTCAGG ACACCAAAGAAGATGAGCTAAATGCCCCCATATGGCTGAGGAATGATGCTGGTGAACAAGGCTTGCATCCGTTCAATTCCCCATCGCTTGGTATGGGCTCCTGGATGCATGAGAGACTCGAGCCGTTGCTACCAGGGAATGAGGTCAGTCAGTACCAAGCCATGTCAGCTGCCGCTTTGGAGGCCATTCGAGGCGTGGATATTCTGAGACCACATCTTTTACAATATCAGCAACCATTTCAATTTCTCCAACATTTGCAGCATCAAGATTTTCAGCAGGTCATCAGTTCTCCATCACTACGTTTATTAGAGAACCAACCAACCTCTTTTCCACAGCAACAGTTGCAGCAGCTACTAAGTGAACAGCACAAGCAGCAGGTTCAACAAACACATGCCTATGCAGACACATTTGAGATTCCCAACAATCACCCGCAGCAACAGTCGAGTTTGTCCTCTCAATTTTATGAGAAGCCGATCATTCCAGATTCAAGCTTTAATATCTTTCCCATCACAACATCAAGTTCTGTACAGGGTATATTTGGATCTACTTACCCTGAAGGGAACACTGACCTTCTTAACTGTTCACAACTTGGTCAGAGCCAGCAGCCAATGAAACCAAAACACAATGAGTCTCAGGTGACTCCTTTCGGTGATCGAGCTCTTCTTCCGTCATTTGCAGAGAAGGATGGTTCTGGTGGAAATCAAAACTGTCCTAGTTTCCAGAATCatgtctcctctctcctctctattGCAGCTCCTAACTTAACTATGAATGCAACTCTCGGTGATGCATCTGCCATGCCATATGTTGCTTCATGCATTCAAAACTCTCTTTATGGATATTTGGATGAATCATCAAACTTACTGCAAAATTCAGGAGAGAGCAGTCCACAATCCCAAACTTTTGTGAAG GTTTATAAGTCTGGATCAGTTGGACGGTCTTTAGACATATCCCGGTTCAGCAACTACGATGAACTGCGTGTGGAGCTGGGTCATATGTTTGGAGTTGGGGGTCTATTGGAAGATCCTCATAGATCAGGCTGGCAGCTTGTATTTGTCGACAGGGAGAACGATGTGATTCTCCTTGGAGACGATCCCTGGGA ATCATTTGTGAATAATGTCTGGTATATCAAAATACTTTCTCCTGAAGATTTGCATAAGATGGGAAAGCAGGGGATTGATTGA